The following coding sequences lie in one Phycicoccus duodecadis genomic window:
- a CDS encoding sugar ABC transporter permease: MTTSQTPPPADPTAAALPADLQDERLIASRGIGGWAGATWQRVKSGDLGSLPVVVGLVLIWGVFYALNPLFLSSRNLVNLTVQMVPIGTIAIGVVLVLLLGEIDLSVGSMSGLSGAVLAVLFVNHGVSVWLAILAALAAGVVTGLVYGMLFNRFGVPSFVITLAGLLVLLGLQIRTLGKDGTINLPFESGVVQFASQQFLPDVLAYVLAVVVPAVYLLSRLRTNQRRSGAGLSAAPLSALALRAGLLALLLLVAAYVLNRDRGVSYMVVLFIALVVVMDLLIRRTTWGRSVLAIGGNVEAARRAGINVKRIYLTVFTLCSTFAALGGILAAARLASANQSSGGADTNLNAIAAAVIGGTSLFGGRGSAYSALLGIVVIFSISNGLALLSVSSDVRFVVTGAVLLLAVVIDSLSRRSRAAHGRA, translated from the coding sequence GTGACCACCTCGCAGACCCCGCCGCCGGCCGACCCCACCGCGGCCGCCCTCCCCGCCGACCTCCAGGACGAGCGCCTCATCGCCAGCCGGGGCATCGGCGGCTGGGCCGGGGCCACCTGGCAGCGCGTGAAGTCGGGTGACCTCGGCTCGCTTCCCGTCGTCGTCGGCCTCGTCCTCATCTGGGGCGTCTTCTACGCCCTCAACCCGCTCTTCCTCTCGAGCCGCAACCTCGTGAACCTCACCGTGCAGATGGTGCCGATCGGCACCATCGCCATCGGGGTGGTGCTGGTGCTCCTGCTCGGCGAGATCGACCTGTCGGTGGGCTCGATGTCGGGCCTGTCCGGGGCGGTCCTGGCGGTCCTGTTCGTCAACCACGGCGTCAGCGTGTGGCTGGCCATCCTGGCTGCGCTGGCCGCCGGGGTCGTGACCGGTCTCGTCTACGGGATGCTGTTCAACCGCTTCGGGGTCCCGAGCTTCGTCATCACCCTGGCGGGGTTGCTGGTGCTCCTCGGGCTCCAGATCCGAACCCTCGGCAAGGACGGCACCATCAACCTGCCGTTCGAGTCGGGCGTGGTGCAGTTCGCCTCGCAGCAGTTCCTCCCCGACGTGCTCGCCTACGTCCTGGCGGTCGTCGTCCCGGCGGTCTACCTGCTCTCGCGGCTGCGCACCAACCAGCGCCGATCCGGCGCCGGCCTGTCGGCGGCCCCGCTGTCGGCGCTCGCGCTGCGGGCCGGGCTGCTCGCCCTCCTGCTGCTGGTCGCGGCCTACGTGCTCAACCGCGACCGGGGCGTCTCCTACATGGTCGTGCTGTTCATCGCGCTCGTCGTGGTGATGGACCTCCTCATCCGCCGCACCACCTGGGGACGCTCGGTCCTGGCCATCGGCGGCAACGTCGAGGCGGCGCGCCGCGCCGGCATCAACGTCAAGCGCATCTACCTCACGGTGTTCACCCTGTGCTCCACCTTCGCGGCCCTCGGCGGCATCCTGGCGGCCGCTCGGCTGGCCTCGGCCAACCAGAGCAGCGGCGGCGCCGACACCAACCTCAACGCCATCGCAGCGGCGGTCATCGGCGGCACCTCGCTCTTCGGTGGTCGCGGCTCGGCCTACTCGGCCCTGCTCGGCATCGTCGTGATCTTCTCGATCAGCAACGGGCTGGCGCTGCTGTCGGTCTCCTCCGACGTGCGCTTCGTCGTCACCGGCGCGGTGCTGCTGCTGGCCGTCGTCATCGACAGCCTCAGCCGCCGCAGCCGCGCCGCCCACGGGCGCGCCTGA
- a CDS encoding ATP-binding cassette domain-containing protein: MTGVSKRFGAVQALKDIDFDVAAGEVVALVGDNGAGKSTLVKTIAGVYSPDGGEVVFDGSPVTIHSPSEAQALGIATVFQDLALCDNLDVVGNLFLGNEVLRGRALDEVTMEQESWRLLRELSAKIPSVRIPVASLSGGQRQTVAIARSLLGAPKVVMLDEPTAALGVAQTAEVLNLVERLREKGLGVILISHNMSDVMAVADRVAVLRLGRNNGDFRVADTTSQEIIAAITGATTNAVTARAARRAPQEEQS, from the coding sequence ATGACCGGGGTGTCCAAGCGCTTCGGCGCGGTGCAGGCCCTCAAGGACATCGACTTCGACGTGGCCGCGGGGGAGGTGGTCGCCCTCGTCGGCGACAACGGCGCCGGCAAGTCGACGCTGGTCAAGACCATCGCGGGCGTCTACTCGCCCGACGGCGGCGAGGTCGTCTTCGACGGCTCGCCGGTGACCATCCACTCGCCGTCGGAGGCACAGGCCCTGGGCATCGCGACCGTCTTCCAGGACCTCGCCCTGTGCGACAACCTCGACGTCGTCGGCAACCTCTTCCTCGGCAACGAGGTGCTGCGCGGCCGCGCCCTCGACGAGGTCACGATGGAGCAGGAGTCCTGGCGGCTGCTGCGCGAGCTCAGCGCCAAGATCCCCAGCGTTCGCATCCCCGTCGCGAGCCTCTCGGGCGGACAGCGCCAGACCGTGGCCATCGCCCGCTCGCTGCTCGGCGCGCCCAAGGTCGTGATGCTCGACGAGCCCACGGCCGCGCTCGGCGTGGCCCAGACCGCGGAGGTGCTCAACCTCGTCGAGCGGCTGCGCGAGAAGGGTCTCGGGGTCATCCTCATCAGCCACAACATGTCCGACGTGATGGCCGTCGCCGACCGCGTGGCCGTGCTCCGCCTCGGCCGCAACAACGGCGACTTCCGCGTCGCCGACACCACCAGTCAGGAGATCATCGCCGCCATCACCGGCGCGACGACCAACGCCGTCACCGCCCGCGCCGCCCGCCGGGCCCCGCAGGAGGAGCAGTCGTGA
- a CDS encoding substrate-binding domain-containing protein — MTTRFTRIAGAVVALGLTATGLAACGSDSSSGGSSSGAASGSGGGGAQKIALLLPENKTARYEAFDKPMFEAAVKAACADCEVLYSNAEQDAAKQQQQAEAAITQGANVLVLDAVDGKSAATIVNNAKSQGIPVIAYDRFVAGSDYYVSFDNQKVGQLQGQGLVDAMKANGKTSGDIVMINGSPTDANAADFKKGAHSVLDASGYTIKAEYDTPDWSPDKAQAWMEGQVGTVKGNLVGVYAANDGTAGGAIAALKGGGVNPLPPVTGQDAELAAIQRIISGDQALTIYKAIKPQAEDAAKNAIALANKQKPAAAADKEGVPATLLEPVVVTKKNIKDTIIADGFYKASDICTAEYATACTALGIS; from the coding sequence ATGACCACTCGGTTCACCCGGATCGCCGGCGCCGTCGTCGCGCTCGGCCTCACCGCGACGGGCCTGGCGGCCTGTGGCAGCGACTCGTCCTCCGGGGGGTCGAGCTCCGGCGCGGCCTCCGGCTCGGGCGGTGGCGGTGCGCAGAAGATCGCCCTGCTCCTCCCCGAGAACAAGACCGCCCGCTACGAGGCCTTCGACAAGCCGATGTTCGAGGCCGCCGTCAAGGCCGCCTGCGCCGACTGCGAGGTCCTCTACAGCAACGCCGAGCAGGACGCCGCCAAGCAGCAGCAGCAGGCCGAGGCCGCCATCACCCAGGGCGCCAACGTCCTGGTCCTCGACGCCGTCGACGGCAAGTCGGCCGCGACCATCGTCAACAACGCCAAGTCGCAGGGCATCCCCGTCATCGCCTACGACCGCTTCGTGGCCGGCTCCGACTACTACGTCTCGTTCGACAACCAGAAGGTCGGCCAGCTGCAGGGGCAGGGCCTGGTCGACGCGATGAAGGCCAACGGCAAGACCAGCGGCGACATCGTGATGATCAACGGCTCGCCCACCGACGCCAACGCCGCCGACTTCAAGAAGGGCGCGCACAGCGTCCTCGACGCCAGCGGGTACACCATCAAGGCCGAGTACGACACCCCCGACTGGAGCCCCGACAAGGCCCAGGCGTGGATGGAGGGCCAGGTCGGCACCGTCAAGGGCAACCTCGTCGGGGTGTACGCGGCCAACGACGGCACCGCCGGTGGCGCCATCGCGGCGCTCAAGGGCGGCGGCGTCAACCCGCTCCCGCCGGTCACCGGCCAGGACGCCGAGCTCGCCGCCATCCAGCGGATCATCTCGGGCGACCAGGCGCTGACCATCTACAAGGCCATCAAGCCCCAGGCCGAGGACGCCGCCAAGAACGCGATCGCCCTGGCCAACAAGCAGAAGCCGGCCGCGGCGGCCGACAAGGAGGGCGTGCCCGCCACCCTGCTCGAGCCCGTGGTCGTGACCAAGAAGAACATCAAGGACACGATCATCGCCGACGGCTTCTACAAGGCCTCCGACATCTGCACCGCCGAGTACGCCACGGCGTGCACCGCCCTCGGCATCAGCTGA
- a CDS encoding ROK family transcriptional regulator produces the protein MNPTSAAPGSQASLREMNRLRVLDAVREHGALTQVEIAGVTGLSAATVSNLVKELDVAGMVDLRPSIRNGRRATQVSAATSEGLLAAAVFGDRDIRVAVATGPGDIVSQRRMPLPADHAADEGMSRAARLVQELVEATGQGMGGLRSLVVGLPAPIDTVSGQVGSEGILPGWQGIAVAAAMEDAVQVPVRLENTANLAALGEARLGALQGVSTGVFLKVSYGVGAGLIIGGELFRGSAGTAGEIGHVTIDENGPVCRCGNRGCLDTFVGARAVLAALRPTHGTLTFRDVISRALDGDPGCRRVLEDSGRHLGVALAGVVNLLNPEVVALGGQVARVGELVLGPMREAIERCAIPSAAASVEVRVGALAPEEADVRGALTLADQLREDADRASLTLQ, from the coding sequence GTGAACCCAACGAGTGCGGCGCCGGGCTCGCAGGCGTCCCTCCGGGAGATGAACCGCCTGCGGGTCCTCGACGCCGTGCGCGAGCACGGGGCGCTCACCCAGGTCGAGATCGCCGGCGTCACCGGCCTGTCCGCCGCCACCGTCTCCAACCTCGTCAAGGAGCTCGACGTCGCCGGGATGGTCGACCTGCGCCCGAGCATCCGCAACGGCCGCCGCGCCACCCAGGTCTCGGCCGCCACCAGCGAGGGGCTGCTGGCGGCCGCGGTGTTCGGCGACCGCGACATCCGGGTCGCCGTGGCCACCGGGCCGGGCGACATCGTGAGCCAGCGCCGGATGCCCCTCCCGGCCGACCATGCCGCCGACGAGGGGATGTCCCGCGCTGCGCGCCTGGTCCAGGAGCTCGTCGAGGCCACCGGGCAGGGGATGGGGGGCCTGCGCTCGCTCGTGGTCGGGCTGCCCGCCCCGATCGACACCGTCTCGGGTCAGGTGGGCTCCGAGGGGATCCTGCCCGGGTGGCAGGGCATCGCGGTGGCCGCCGCCATGGAGGATGCGGTGCAGGTGCCGGTGCGCCTCGAGAACACCGCCAACCTGGCCGCCCTCGGCGAAGCGAGACTCGGTGCGTTGCAGGGAGTCTCGACCGGGGTCTTCCTCAAGGTGTCGTACGGGGTCGGGGCCGGCCTCATCATCGGCGGCGAGCTGTTCCGGGGGAGTGCGGGCACCGCCGGCGAGATCGGCCACGTCACCATCGACGAGAACGGGCCGGTCTGCCGGTGCGGCAACCGCGGCTGTCTCGACACCTTCGTGGGGGCCCGGGCCGTGCTCGCGGCGCTGCGTCCGACCCATGGCACGCTCACCTTCCGGGACGTCATCTCGCGTGCCCTCGACGGCGACCCCGGATGCCGCCGGGTGCTCGAGGACTCGGGCCGCCACCTCGGGGTCGCGCTGGCCGGAGTGGTCAACCTGCTCAACCCCGAGGTCGTCGCCCTGGGCGGGCAGGTCGCCCGCGTCGGCGAGCTCGTGCTGGGCCCCATGCGCGAGGCCATCGAGCGCTGCGCCATCCCGAGCGCGGCGGCGTCGGTCGAGGTGCGGGTCGGCGCGCTGGCACCCGAGGAGGCCGACGTGCGCGGCGCCCTCACCCTGGCCGACCAGCTGCGCGAGGACGCCGACCGGGCGTCGCTGACCCTCCAGTGA
- a CDS encoding SGNH/GDSL hydrolase family protein, producing MPRRRAMAAAALGSAAALVLPLAPAQAAAPSYVALGDSYSSGTGTRDYLADGTSCLRSAYAYPSLVAAARGYALNLRACSGAKVADVTTTQLAALSASTAYVSISVGGNDAGFADVLTECAQPGWMSDCNGAVDDAQSFIRSTLPSRLATLYSSIRAKAPNARVTVVGYPRIFDGEDCNAFTWFSPTEESRLNATADLVNSVTAQRAAAAGFSFANPTARFVGHAVCDSPEWINGLSNPIVESYHPKKEGHAYGYAPTVSPYLTGATLRVTAGVLRTAAADTDRLTTQQRGYAALDRRIRPETVAVPDLHSARALAAAARIGLDVDDRAAVDAADRTASARQAAEHRARAGAAG from the coding sequence ATGCCCCGACGCCGTGCCATGGCCGCCGCCGCCCTCGGGTCGGCCGCCGCGCTCGTCCTCCCGCTCGCCCCCGCGCAGGCCGCGGCGCCGTCCTACGTGGCGTTGGGCGACAGCTACTCGTCGGGGACCGGGACCCGCGACTACCTCGCCGACGGCACGTCGTGCCTGCGCTCGGCCTACGCCTACCCCTCGCTGGTGGCGGCGGCCCGGGGCTACGCCCTGAACCTGCGGGCCTGCTCGGGGGCGAAGGTCGCCGACGTCACGACGACCCAGCTGGCGGCGCTCTCGGCCTCGACCGCGTACGTCTCGATCTCGGTGGGCGGCAACGACGCCGGGTTCGCGGACGTGCTGACCGAGTGCGCGCAGCCGGGCTGGATGAGCGACTGCAACGGCGCGGTCGACGACGCCCAGTCGTTCATCCGGTCGACCCTGCCGAGCCGGCTGGCGACGCTGTACTCGAGCATCCGCGCCAAGGCGCCGAACGCGCGCGTCACCGTCGTGGGGTACCCGCGGATCTTCGACGGTGAGGACTGCAACGCCTTCACGTGGTTCTCCCCCACGGAGGAGAGCCGGCTGAACGCGACCGCCGACCTCGTGAACTCGGTGACGGCCCAGCGCGCGGCGGCCGCGGGCTTCTCGTTCGCCAACCCGACTGCGCGCTTCGTCGGCCACGCGGTCTGCGACAGCCCCGAGTGGATCAACGGCCTCTCGAACCCGATCGTCGAGTCCTACCACCCCAAGAAGGAGGGCCACGCGTACGGCTACGCGCCCACCGTGTCGCCCTACCTCACCGGGGCGACCCTGCGCGTCACAGCCGGAGTGCTGCGCACCGCGGCCGCCGACACGGACCGGCTGACCACCCAGCAGCGGGGCTACGCGGCGCTCGACCGCCGCATCCGGCCCGAGACCGTCGCGGTGCCCGACCTGCACAGCGCGCGCGCCCTCGCGGCGGCCGCGCGCATCGGCCTCGACGTCGACGACCGGGCCGCGGTCGACGCCGCCGACCGCACGGCCTCGGCGCGCCAGGCCGCCGAGCACCGGGCCCGCGCGGGGGCGGCCGGCTGA
- a CDS encoding sugar-binding transcriptional regulator → MSDTLRAPDAVLAAEVARRHYLAGESKVDIAGALGMSRFKVARLLEAARTSGIVRIEIVDRSGVDSELSARLRDAYGLRRCVVVDCPDEPGLRRARVGAAAAELLLDVVGEGDVLGLPWARTVSAMVQALPSLPPVPVVQLSGSMVIDGEHTPVDVVRAAAALTGVPAHLYYAPFVLDDAESAVTMRRQPAVAAAQAEVARVTVAVVSLGAWRAGHSTIHDVVPEPVRAEVAAAGAVGEALGVFVDADGAAVETGLTRRMLTVTADELRAPREVIALATGVEKLAVTRAFLLGGWVATLVTDRSLAQQLLRAAGA, encoded by the coding sequence GTGAGCGACACCCTGCGCGCCCCGGACGCCGTGCTGGCCGCGGAGGTCGCGCGCCGGCACTACCTGGCGGGCGAGAGCAAGGTCGACATCGCGGGCGCGCTCGGCATGAGCCGCTTCAAGGTGGCCCGGCTGCTCGAGGCCGCCCGCACCAGCGGCATCGTGCGGATCGAGATCGTCGACCGGAGCGGGGTCGACAGCGAGCTCTCGGCGCGGCTGCGCGATGCCTACGGGCTGCGGCGCTGCGTGGTGGTCGACTGCCCCGACGAGCCCGGCCTGCGCCGCGCCCGGGTGGGCGCTGCGGCGGCGGAGCTGCTGCTCGACGTCGTGGGCGAGGGCGACGTCCTCGGCCTGCCGTGGGCGCGCACGGTCAGCGCGATGGTGCAGGCGCTGCCCTCCCTCCCGCCGGTGCCGGTCGTGCAGCTGAGCGGGTCCATGGTCATCGACGGCGAGCACACGCCCGTCGACGTCGTGCGCGCCGCCGCGGCCCTCACCGGCGTGCCGGCCCACCTGTACTACGCGCCGTTCGTGCTGGACGACGCCGAGAGCGCGGTCACCATGCGCCGCCAGCCCGCCGTGGCGGCCGCCCAGGCCGAGGTCGCGCGGGTCACGGTGGCGGTCGTGAGCCTCGGGGCCTGGCGGGCCGGCCACTCGACCATCCACGACGTGGTGCCCGAGCCCGTGCGCGCCGAGGTCGCTGCCGCCGGCGCGGTCGGTGAGGCCCTCGGGGTGTTCGTCGACGCCGACGGTGCGGCCGTCGAGACCGGGCTGACGCGTCGGATGCTGACCGTCACCGCCGACGAGCTGCGCGCCCCGCGCGAGGTCATCGCGCTGGCCACCGGCGTCGAGAAGCTCGCGGTCACCCGGGCCTTCCTGCTGGGGGGCTGGGTGGCCACGCTCGTCACCGACCGGTCGCTGGCCCAGCAGCTGCTGCGCGCGGCCGGGGCCTGA
- the xylB gene encoding xylulokinase, which translates to MTDRPLVAGVDTSTQSCKVVVCDATTGEVVRTGRGTHPDATEVEPARWWDAWQAATAGGLLDGVGALAVGGQQHGMVLLDERDEVVRPALLWNDTRSAGTARDLVDELGGPQAWADAVGIVPLAAITAAKVRWVRDTEPASMERATRVVLPHDWLTGRILTDGGGFEGWTTDAGDASGTGWFDAATREYRPDLLRLAAGRDLGLPRVAGPAEVVGRTRDGMALAPGTGDNMGAALGLGLGRGDVVVSLGTSGTAFARHDRPTADPSGFVQSFADAEGGFLPLVCTLNAARVLTSGAAMLGVDLAGLDDLALAADPGAGGLTLLPFLDGERTPNLPDATGSLHGLTRANATPENLARAVVEGMLLGLASAVDAVRDRAGCPVERVLLIGGAAASRAVRTVAPDVLGAPVAVPEPGEYVAVGAARQAAWALAGGDAPPAWPVAVEATVEPREPERGAELRARYADVLRAAHP; encoded by the coding sequence ATGACCGACCGCCCCCTCGTCGCCGGCGTCGACACCTCCACCCAGTCGTGCAAGGTGGTGGTGTGCGACGCCACGACCGGGGAGGTCGTGCGCACCGGCCGTGGCACCCACCCCGACGCCACCGAGGTCGAGCCCGCGCGCTGGTGGGATGCGTGGCAGGCGGCCACGGCCGGGGGGCTGCTCGACGGCGTCGGGGCGCTGGCGGTCGGCGGTCAGCAGCACGGGATGGTCCTGCTGGACGAGAGGGACGAGGTGGTCCGCCCCGCCCTGCTGTGGAACGACACCCGCTCGGCCGGTACCGCCCGCGACCTGGTCGACGAGCTCGGCGGCCCCCAGGCCTGGGCCGACGCGGTGGGCATCGTGCCGCTGGCGGCCATCACCGCCGCCAAGGTGCGCTGGGTGCGTGACACCGAGCCCGCCTCGATGGAGCGCGCCACCCGGGTGGTCCTCCCCCACGACTGGCTGACCGGCCGCATCCTCACCGACGGCGGGGGCTTCGAGGGCTGGACGACCGACGCCGGCGACGCGTCGGGCACCGGCTGGTTCGATGCCGCCACCCGCGAGTACCGCCCCGACCTGCTGCGACTGGCCGCCGGGCGCGACCTGGGGCTCCCCCGGGTCGCCGGCCCGGCCGAGGTGGTGGGCCGCACCCGCGACGGGATGGCCCTCGCCCCCGGCACCGGCGACAACATGGGCGCCGCGCTCGGCCTCGGGCTGGGGCGCGGCGACGTCGTGGTCTCGCTCGGCACCAGCGGCACGGCCTTCGCCCGCCACGACCGGCCGACCGCCGACCCCAGCGGCTTCGTGCAGTCCTTCGCGGATGCCGAGGGCGGCTTCCTGCCCCTGGTCTGCACCCTCAACGCCGCGCGGGTGCTGACCTCGGGCGCGGCGATGCTCGGGGTCGACCTCGCCGGGCTCGACGACCTGGCCCTCGCGGCCGACCCGGGGGCCGGTGGGCTCACCCTGCTGCCGTTCCTCGACGGCGAGCGCACGCCCAACCTGCCCGACGCCACCGGCTCCCTGCACGGCCTCACCCGCGCCAACGCCACCCCCGAGAACCTGGCCCGCGCCGTGGTCGAGGGGATGCTGCTGGGGCTGGCGAGCGCCGTCGACGCCGTGCGCGACCGCGCCGGCTGCCCGGTCGAGCGGGTCCTGCTCATCGGCGGTGCGGCCGCGTCGCGGGCCGTGCGAACCGTCGCGCCCGACGTCCTCGGGGCGCCGGTGGCGGTGCCGGAACCCGGTGAGTACGTCGCGGTCGGGGCCGCGCGCCAGGCCGCCTGGGCACTGGCCGGTGGTGACGCTCCCCCGGCGTGGCCCGTCGCGGTCGAGGCCACCGTCGAGCCGCGCGAGCCCGAGCGCGGCGCCGAGCTGAGGGCCCGCTACGCCGACGTCCTGCGCGCCGCCCATCCCTGA
- a CDS encoding saccharopine dehydrogenase family protein, translating into MTDAPRELDIVLFGATGFVGRLTAAHLAEQAPAGMRIGLAGRSRERLETVRTELGWAAADWPVIVLDALDQDAVADLAARARVVVTTVGPYARLGLPLAAACAAAGTHYCDLTGEVLFVHRSVAAHHEPAMLSGAKVVHACGFDSVPSDLGVLLCADAARADGAELGSTRLAVRSMKGGFSGGTIDSARTQAIEMRADPTTRRIAGDPWALAEGGRPPRPPRGSAPRRRGVAALAGRVTQASPVRRDPDNAHFTGPFVMAAFNTRVVARSASLLGYGSGFRYTEYSDYGPGAKGAVTAGVVSAGLLAGVAGMAFRPTRAVLDRLLPAPGEGPSEDAMRAGRFRMVVTAAASNGSRYRATVAAPYDPGYSGTAIMLGQSALALAQDDAGLPAATGVLTPATALGMPLVHRLRAHGFTLEVERLPATS; encoded by the coding sequence ATGACCGACGCGCCTCGCGAGCTCGACATCGTCCTCTTCGGAGCCACCGGCTTCGTGGGTCGCCTCACCGCCGCCCACCTGGCCGAGCAGGCACCGGCCGGGATGCGCATCGGCCTGGCCGGGCGCTCCCGCGAGCGCCTCGAGACCGTCCGCACCGAGCTGGGCTGGGCGGCCGCCGACTGGCCGGTCATCGTCCTCGACGCCCTCGACCAGGACGCGGTGGCCGACCTCGCCGCCCGGGCCCGGGTCGTGGTGACCACGGTCGGCCCCTACGCCCGGCTGGGCCTCCCCCTGGCCGCCGCCTGCGCCGCCGCGGGCACGCACTACTGCGACCTCACCGGCGAGGTGCTCTTCGTGCACCGCAGCGTCGCGGCCCACCACGAGCCCGCGATGCTCAGCGGCGCCAAGGTCGTACACGCCTGCGGCTTCGACTCGGTGCCGAGCGACCTCGGGGTGCTGCTGTGCGCCGACGCCGCCCGGGCCGACGGCGCCGAGCTGGGGTCGACCCGGCTGGCGGTGCGCTCGATGAAGGGCGGCTTCAGCGGCGGCACCATCGACTCGGCGCGCACCCAGGCCATCGAGATGCGGGCCGACCCCACCACCCGCCGTATCGCCGGCGACCCGTGGGCGCTTGCCGAGGGCGGCCGGCCGCCACGGCCGCCCCGCGGGTCCGCCCCCCGGCGCCGTGGCGTCGCGGCCCTGGCCGGCCGGGTCACCCAGGCCTCGCCGGTGCGCCGCGACCCCGACAACGCGCACTTCACCGGGCCGTTCGTGATGGCCGCCTTCAACACGCGCGTGGTCGCCCGGTCGGCCTCGCTGCTGGGCTACGGCAGCGGCTTCCGTTACACCGAGTACTCCGACTACGGCCCGGGGGCCAAGGGCGCCGTGACCGCCGGCGTGGTCTCGGCCGGGTTGCTCGCCGGCGTCGCCGGGATGGCGTTCCGTCCCACCCGGGCGGTGCTCGACCGCCTCCTGCCGGCCCCCGGCGAGGGCCCGAGCGAGGACGCCATGCGCGCGGGGCGCTTCCGGATGGTCGTCACGGCGGCCGCCAGCAACGGCTCGCGCTACCGCGCCACCGTCGCGGCGCCCTACGACCCCGGGTACTCGGGCACCGCCATCATGCTCGGCCAGTCGGCGCTGGCCCTGGCACAGGACGACGCCGGGCTGCCCGCCGCCACCGGCGTCCTGACGCCGGCGACGGCCCTCGGGATGCCGTTGGTGCACCGGCTGCGGGCCCACGGCTTCACCCTCGAGGTCGAGCGCCTCCCCGCGACGAGCTGA
- a CDS encoding flavin-containing monooxygenase: protein MVDGRGVEDVVVVGAGPGGLAVAGALRMRGSDPLVLDAGPHVGERWRTHYERLHLHTPRGWSALPGYRIPRRFGRWVARDDVVRYLEEYAAHHRLRLRTGAAVERIDPGSGDARWEVHLADGTTVVARDVVVATGYNHTPVTPSWPGSDGFTGEVLHARDYRNGRRWAGRDVLVVGTGNTGTEIATDLAEHGATRVWLSVRTPPHILARDRMGVPAQATGIAVRRLPPRVVDRVSGVLARVQEADLTEFGMPRAAADLYSRTLDGRVPVQDVGIVSAIRARRVEPVAALEAFDGDEVVLADGTRLRPALVVTATGYRAGLEPLVGHLGVLGERGLPTVRGSARPEARPGLWFTGFTNPISGMLRELRIDAERIAAAISSSRGGARPRG, encoded by the coding sequence ATGGTCGACGGGCGCGGGGTCGAGGACGTGGTCGTCGTGGGGGCGGGCCCGGGCGGCCTGGCCGTCGCCGGGGCACTGCGGATGCGGGGGTCTGACCCGCTGGTGCTCGACGCGGGGCCCCACGTCGGCGAGCGGTGGCGCACCCACTACGAGCGCCTGCACCTGCACACTCCGCGCGGCTGGTCGGCCCTGCCCGGCTACCGCATCCCGCGCCGGTTCGGCCGCTGGGTGGCCCGCGACGACGTGGTGCGCTATCTCGAGGAGTACGCCGCCCACCACCGGCTGCGACTGCGCACCGGCGCCGCCGTCGAGCGCATCGACCCCGGCTCCGGCGACGCCCGGTGGGAGGTGCACCTGGCCGACGGCACGACCGTGGTGGCCCGCGACGTCGTGGTCGCCACCGGCTACAACCACACCCCGGTGACGCCGTCCTGGCCCGGCAGCGACGGCTTCACCGGCGAGGTCCTGCACGCCCGCGACTACCGCAACGGCCGCCGCTGGGCCGGGCGCGACGTCCTCGTCGTGGGCACTGGCAACACCGGCACCGAGATCGCCACCGACCTCGCCGAGCACGGGGCGACCCGGGTCTGGCTGTCGGTCCGCACCCCACCGCACATCCTGGCCCGTGACCGGATGGGCGTGCCGGCCCAGGCCACCGGCATCGCCGTGCGCCGCCTGCCCCCGCGTGTGGTCGACCGCGTCTCGGGTGTCCTGGCCCGGGTGCAGGAGGCCGACCTCACCGAGTTCGGGATGCCGCGCGCCGCCGCCGACCTCTACAGCCGCACCCTCGACGGCCGGGTCCCCGTGCAGGACGTCGGCATCGTCAGCGCCATCCGGGCGCGGCGCGTCGAGCCGGTCGCGGCCCTCGAGGCCTTCGACGGCGACGAGGTCGTGCTGGCCGACGGCACCCGCCTGCGGCCGGCGCTGGTGGTCACGGCCACCGGCTACCGGGCGGGCCTCGAGCCGCTGGTCGGCCACCTCGGGGTGCTCGGCGAGCGGGGGCTGCCCACGGTGCGCGGTTCGGCCCGCCCCGAAGCCCGCCCCGGCCTGTGGTTCACCGGCTTCACCAACCCGATCTCGGGCATGCTGCGCGAGCTGCGGATCGACGCCGAGCGCATCGCCGCCGCGATCAGCTCGTCGCGGGGAGGCGCTCGACCTCGAGGGTGA
- a CDS encoding pyridoxamine 5'-phosphate oxidase family protein, translating into MPAPSVPPPSVSDPAVRVLSADETWEMLRRHELGRLAFHLSDEVHLVPVNYGVDHQDRVVFRTAEGDKLLGVRFDADVAFEIDELDGFRARSVVLRGRARVLKGDEAEAADRLPRRPWVPGMREEVVAVTVDELSGREFVLRPPTLRE; encoded by the coding sequence ATGCCCGCGCCGTCCGTCCCCCCGCCGTCGGTCTCCGACCCGGCGGTCCGCGTCCTGTCCGCCGACGAGACCTGGGAGATGCTGCGCCGCCACGAGCTGGGCCGGCTGGCGTTCCACCTGAGCGACGAGGTGCACCTCGTACCGGTCAACTACGGCGTCGACCACCAGGACCGGGTCGTGTTCCGCACCGCCGAGGGCGACAAGCTCCTCGGTGTCCGCTTCGACGCCGACGTCGCCTTCGAGATCGACGAGCTCGACGGCTTCCGCGCCCGCAGCGTGGTGCTGCGCGGGCGGGCCCGGGTGCTCAAGGGTGACGAGGCGGAGGCCGCCGACCGGCTGCCTCGCCGGCCCTGGGTGCCGGGGATGCGCGAGGAGGTCGTCGCCGTCACGGTCGACGAGCTGAGCGGGCGCGAGTTCGTCCTACGCCCGCCTACGCTGCGGGAGTGA